A genomic segment from Lutzomyia longipalpis isolate SR_M1_2022 chromosome 3, ASM2433408v1 encodes:
- the LOC129792681 gene encoding uncharacterized protein LOC129792681 — translation MASVEDQNLPNSLEKLEIANVSGLRRVSENPFFVRPEAGTSEADSSLSDRLFGTRCNSCSTECASTSSTKQRNEIEHTIISRKCFKKYTRKRILREPILKTVCRCIHERYTPNKKPKDVADSQIDMQDLKKCFDLSRLLPENLLESDEKATRRRELNQRRLKRRASQSEDDDTNQELFDVSPHSNLCVPRLPANGSSCSQQARIHVVAATCDVTIDELASYFETFVHIPKKMSSMAEMMYT, via the coding sequence atggCTTCAGTAGAAGATCAAAATTTACCAAACTCCTTGGAGAAGTTGGAGATTGCCAATGTAAGTGGATTGAGGAGAGTATCAGAGAACCCCTTCTTTGTTCGTCCGGAAGCAGGAACTTCGGAAGCAGACAGCAGTTTGTCGGATCGTCTCTTTGGGACACGATGCAACAGTTGCTCCACTGAATGTGCCTCTACTAGCTCTACTAaacaaagaaatgaaattgagCACACAATAATTAGCagaaaatgtttcaagaaATATACACGGAAGCGAATTCTGAGGGAGCCTATCCTCAAGACAGTCTGCCGATGCATCCACGAAAGGTATACGCCCAACAAGAAGCCAAAAGATGTAGCAGATAGCCAAATTGATATGCAAGATTTGAAGAAATGCTTCGATCTGAGTCGCCTTCTTCCGGAGAACCTTCTCGAATCTGATGAAAAAGCCACAAGGAGGAGAGAATTGAATCAACGACGTCTCAAGCGTCGAGCATCGCAGAGCGAAGATGATGATACAAATCAAGAATTATTCGATGTATCTCCTCACAGCAATTTATGCGTTCCAAGACTTCCTGCAAATGGTTCATCATGCTCACAACAGGCGCGTATTCATGTTGTAGCTGCCACATGTGATGTCACAATCGACGAGTTAGCCAGCTACTTCGAGACATTCGTTCACATACCCAAAAAAATGTCCTCAATGGCTGAAATGATGTACACATAA
- the LOC129792640 gene encoding univin, producing MALGELQCFNLRYFKISSSIWRTFRRRRRTLFKPFCRSHCNGSNLLNILIISLIVLSNFVIISKCEQWHKRLEDNEDFETQSESLSSSDLERLHQLVKIGLNITHLPNVHQINISQKEYAEKYKMYLERIQQRMRNDIDSMNEDDGELVFNSFTPSPTTQFRHRRPRSISNDLVFVRFPLPEAEQPPPGVEEATLRLLLQNRYHQSHRNDTDDPSVSIKVYQLIEPYGRIFLDGQIEMLHHLTDSKWIELDVCRAVESWLDARHQNLGLEIHCDGCHRNGLHIVHDVSQFGDTDEDANPALNIVTRAVQREKRSRQYKHYIQHPIRRPRQTDCQKNNQKCCRHRMEVAFKDVKGYEFIIQPKSFDAGFCRGKCPPKYNPAHHHALLQSLIWKQDKNKAPRPCCAPLKLIDLEVLHVDERDPTKLKVATWTDMRVLECACS from the exons atggcACTTGGAGAACTACagtgttttaatttaagatattttaaaatatccagTAGCATCTGGAGAACCTTTAGGAGACGCAGAAGAACACTCTTTAAGCCATTTTGTCGTTCACACTGCAATGGGTCAAATTTgttaaatatattaattattagTCTAATAGTACTCAGtaattttgtgattatatCAAAATGTGAACAATGGCACAAGAGGCTAGAGGACAATGAGGATTTTGAGACTCAATCAGAGTCCCTGAGTTCTAGTGATTTGGAGAGACTGCACCAACTCGTTAAAATAGGATTAAACATCACTCACTTACCCAATGTACATCAG ATTAATATAAGTCAGAAGGAATATGCGGAAAAGTACAAAATGTACTTAGAGAGAATTCAGCAACGAATGAGGAATGACATCGATTCGATGAATGAAGACGATGGGGAGCTGGtctttaattcatttacaCCTT CACCTACAACCCAATTTCGTCATCGACGACCTCGAAGTATAAGCAACGATTTAGTATTCGTGCGTTTTCCGCTACCGGAAGCGGAACAGCCTCCGCCTGGTGTGGAAGAGGCTACCCTGAGACTGCTTCTCCAGAATCGTTACCATCAGAGCCACAGAAATGACACCGACGACCCCAGTGTGAGCATTAAAGTGTATCAACTAATTGAGCCATACGGTCGGATTTTTCTCGATGGTCAAATTGAAATGCTACATCACCTGACTGACTCCAAGTGGATTGAATTGGATGTTTGTCGAGCAGTGGAAAGTTGGCTTGATGCACGTCACCAGAATCTTGGATTGGAAATTCACTGCGATGGCTGCCACCGCAACGGGTTACACATTGTGCACGATGTTTCGCAGTTTGGTGACACCGATGAAGATGCCAATCCAGCTCTGAATATCGTGACACGTGCTGTGCAGCGTGAAAAACGTTCACGGCAGTACAAACACTACATCCAGCATCCCATTCGACGACCACGACAGACTGATTGCCAAAAGAACAACCAAAAGTGTTGTCGCCATCGCATGGAGGTTGCATTCAAGGATGTCAAAGGCTATGAATTTATCATTCAGCCCAAGTCCTTTGACGCTGGCTTCTGCCGTGGAAAGTGCCCGCCTAAATATAACCCAGCGCATCATCATGCCCTCCTTCAGAGTCTTATCTGGAAACAAGACAAGAATAAAGCACCACGGCCATGTTGTGCCCCTCTCAAACTCATAGATCTCGAAGTGCTGCACGTAGATGAGAGGGATCCGACAAAATTGAAAGTAGCCACCTGGACCGATATGCGGGTCCTAGAATGTGCTTGTTCCTAA
- the LOC129792584 gene encoding uncharacterized protein LOC129792584, with the protein MYGMTQTALRSTSPSPGTSTVLPIVRKVRVPASTPIRGAGPSEGGSSSMTKAPGSLHSYKGQKWNAFLENTETMRNSERKGVEDRDKAVGSVMRLDCKEMAIYGVCPETDRFMAVICHYCGSVVKPQSLKEHIKRHAKDPSAASSFQEFWNNETICEEDSKLKRPMAVSLTSLKDTTDQLHPHSLEMRDPGNLYYFKGQKWNALLKNTENLQNVEQKVESRIESGSNSSSLDDAEVRNCGAVVCHFCGAVVKPHALQAHMNRHANDRVGDVSVTSIERKPRIEGKGIGVDESERLDSQLKPPKAATACMSSGFQQNTSPTKGTTALSHSDHVEGVDTLLQSQLGSAAKGARRGHGLRGRGKQIGKEREYDPDRHCGVSIDSGKPCTRTLTCKSHALSLRRQVPGRSVPFDKLLLDHRNSRAARSRNSASGVLPDADSSNSSSSFDIERKSLSATSSSNSSGGPTVGSPLRHTEELDGDLDHKLPIKLTDCSVTLNKLKREHTAIMGETSTKRLHLEKPLEMTELPKTLLDVQMECPPILDTTTLLTPDQQLTVAVPLSMISVMNLGSSVACSEGNVVNLNHSPPVHPESGLFTLSISNRARRDHNRLKLHVLRRSGVKTEENPSAESTPDPTEEFPDIDTWHSSIPRPCQVNSMKLRRIGGGSMLSRRFCNFRKALLANMNTNMISSSGQTILSSSTNIGTVASLLSGRSNVGSTSAKHTIYLDKVNFPGERIKV; encoded by the exons ATGTACGGAATGACTCAAACTGCCCTCAGATCCACCAGCCCCAGTCCAGGGACTTCAACAGTTCTTCCAATTGTCCGGAAGGTGCGTGTGCCTGCGTCGACACCTATACGAGGTGCTGGACCCTCTGAAGGAGGAAGTAGCTCAATGACAAAAGCTCCGGGCAGTTTACATTCGTACAAGGGCCAAAAATGGAAtgcttttcttgaaaatacGGAAACTATGCGAAATTCAGAAAGAAAAGGAG TTGAGGATCGCGATAAAGCTGTTGGGAGTGTGATGCGGTTAGATTGCAAGGAAATGGCAATTTATGGTGTATGCCCAGAGACTGATCGTTTTATGGCTGTTATTTGTCACTATTGCGGAAGTGTCGTGAAACCGCAATCCCTCAAAGAGCACATAAAGCGCCACGCAAAGGATCCTTCGGCTGCTAGTTCATTTCAGGAATTTTGGAATAATGAAACAATTTGTGAAGAAGATAGCAAACTTAAGCGTCCCATGGCAGTTTCCCTTACATCATTAAAGGATACGACTGATCAATTACACCCTCACAGCCTTGAGATGCGCGATCCGGGTAATTTATACTACTTCAAAGGTCAAAAGTGGAATGCTCTTCTCAAGAATactgaaaatttacaaaatgttgAGCAAAAGG TTGAAAGTCGCATTGAAAGTGGTAGCAACAGTAGTAGTTTAGATGATGCTGAGGTACGCAACTGTGGAGCTGTTGTATGTCACTTCTGTGGGGCTGTTGTTAAGCCGCATGCACTGCAAGCACATATGAATCGTCATGCAAATGATAGGGTTGGTGATGTCTCAGTAACGAGTATTGAGAGGAAACCACGAATAGAGGGCAAGGGAATTGGGGTAGATGAGTCCGAACGTCTTGATAGTCAACTTAAACCCCCAAAGGCAGCAACAGCATGCATGTCGAGTGGATTTCAACAGAATACAAGTCCAACTAAGGGAACGACAGCCCTATCACATTCTGATCATGTAGAAGGAGTAGACACATTGCTACAATCTCAACTTGGGAGTGCTGCTAAAGGTGCGAGAAGGGGTCATGGATTGCGAGGTAGAGGTAAACAAATTGGGAAGGAACGAGAGTATGATCCTGATAGGCACTGTGGAGTTTCCATTGATTCTGGGAAGCCTTGCACGAGGACTTTAACATGCAAATCCCACGCTTTGTCCCTACGGAGACAAGTTCCCGGAAGGAGTGTCCCATTCGATAAACTCTTGCTGGATCATCGGAATTCACGAGCAGCACGATCACGCAATAGTGCTAGTGGAGTATTACCCGATGCGGACTCTAGTAATTCCTCGTCGAGCTTTGACATAGAACGCAAGAGTTTGAGTGCAACATCAAGTTCTAACTCAAGTGGAGGACCCACAGTGGGGTCACCATTGAGGCACACCGAAGAGCTCGATGGGGATCTTGATCACAAATTACCTATTAAACTCACAGATTGCTCTGTAACGCTGAATAAGCTAAAACGCGAACATACAGCAATTATGGGTGAGACATCAACAAAACGACTGCACCTAGAGAAACCATTGGAGATGACTGAATTACCCAAGACTTTACTAGATGTGCAAATGGAGTGCCCGCCAATTTTGGATACAACAACTCTCTTGACGCCAGATCAACAACTAACAGTAGCTGTTCCACTATCAATGATTAGCGTGATGAATCTGGGCAGTTCAGTAGCATGTTCCGAAGGAAATGTCGTAAATTTGAATCATTCCCCACCAGTTCATCCGGAATCGGGACTCTTTACCCTCTCAATATCCAATCGGGCACGACGTGATCATAATCGCCTAAAGCTGCATGTTCTTCGACGATCTGGTGTTAAAACAGAGGAGAATCCATCTGCAGAATCAACCCCAGATCCCACAGAGGAGTTCCCGGACATTGATACATGGCATAGCTCAATTCCACGTCCATGTCAGGTGAACAGCATGAAACTCCGGAGGATTGGTGGGGGGAGCATGCTATCGAGACGCTTCTGCAACTTCCGTAAGGCACTCCTTGCTAACATGAACACCAACATGATTAGCAGTTCTGGACAAACGATCCTCAGTAGTTCCACCAACATTGGCACCGTAGCGAGTCTTCTAAGTGGAAGAAGTAACGTTGGCAGTACATCGGCTAAACATACAATTTATCTCGATAAGGTCAATTTTCCCGGGGAAAGGATAAAGGTTTAG